In the genome of Magnolia sinica isolate HGM2019 chromosome 2, MsV1, whole genome shotgun sequence, one region contains:
- the LOC131236756 gene encoding uncharacterized protein LOC131236756 isoform X1: MQHDEVIWQVIRHNHCSFMTKIETGNFCRNPYNVTGICNRSSCPLANSRYATIRDHDGVFYLYMKTIERAHMPNKLWERVKLPRNYEKALEIIDKHLMYWPKFLIHKTKQRLTKMTQYRIRMRKLELKVREKIMTMPRKEKKREARREQKAEKAAILDKSIEKELLERLKRGVYGDIYNYPVKEYNKVLKMEGLQADAAEEEDEEEPEIEYVEGYDELEEEEDMEDFGGFEMDQSLKGDGFGGMDEDGEKMDAVDQTNVKRLRKGSGSGLGKFDSEDLNSKLKKKARVLVEVEHEDTGERREALQ; this comes from the exons ATGCAGCACGATGAGGTTATCTGGCAAGTCATCAGACACAACCACTGCAGTTTCATGACCAA GATCGAGACTGGAAATTTCTGTCGCAACCCATACAATGTGACCGGCATATGCAATCGGAGCTCCTGCCCGCTCGCTAACAGCCGCTACGCCACCATCCGTGACCATGATG GTGTATTTTACTTATACATGAAAACTATCGAAAGGGCTCATATGCCAAACAAATTATGGGAAAGAGTTAAGTTGCCTAGAAACTATGAGAAGGCACTTGAAATCATTGACAAACATCTG ATGTACTGGCCTAAATTTCTCATACACAAAACTAAGCAACGTCTCACCAAAATGACTCAGTATCGTATCCGCATGAGGAAGCTCGAATTGAAAGTGAG GGAAAAGATAATGACGATGcctagaaaagagaaaaagagagaggccaGAAGAGAACAAAAGGCTGAAAAAGCTGCAATTTTGGACAAG AGTATCGAAAAAGAATTGTTAGAACGCCTAAAGAGAGGAGTGTATGGCGATATATATAATTATCCTGTTAAAGAGTACAATAAGGTCCTTAAAATGGAAGGACTACAGGCAGATGCTGCTGAAGAAGAAGACGAGGAG GAACCTGAAATAGAGTATGTAGAAGGCTATGATGAACTCGAAGAGGAAGAGGACATGGAAGATTTTGGTGGCTTTGAGATGGATCAGTCTCTTAAAGGTGACGGCTTTG GTGGTAtggatgaagatggagaaaagatgGATGCAGTTGATCAAACCAATGTTAAGAGGCTGCGAAAGGGTTCTGGCTCTGGTCTAGGGAAGTTTGACAGTGAGGATCTCAATTCAAAACTGAAAAAGAAGGCAAGGGTTCTTGTTGAG GTTGAGCATGAAGACACTGGCGAGAGACGAGAAGCCTTACAGTGA
- the LOC131236756 gene encoding uncharacterized protein LOC131236756 isoform X2 has translation MQHDEVIWQVIRHNHCSFMTKIETGNFCRNPYNVTGICNRSSCPLANSRYATIRDHDGVFYLYMKTIERAHMPNKLWERVKLPRNYEKALEIIDKHLMYWPKFLIHKTKQRLTKMTQYRIRMRKLELKVREKIMTMPRKEKKREARREQKAEKAAILDKSIEKELLERLKRGVYGDIYNYPVKEYNKVLKMEGLQADAAEEEDEEEPEIEYVEGYDELEEEEDMEDFGGFEMDQSLKGGMDEDGEKMDAVDQTNVKRLRKGSGSGLGKFDSEDLNSKLKKKARVLVEVEHEDTGERREALQ, from the exons ATGCAGCACGATGAGGTTATCTGGCAAGTCATCAGACACAACCACTGCAGTTTCATGACCAA GATCGAGACTGGAAATTTCTGTCGCAACCCATACAATGTGACCGGCATATGCAATCGGAGCTCCTGCCCGCTCGCTAACAGCCGCTACGCCACCATCCGTGACCATGATG GTGTATTTTACTTATACATGAAAACTATCGAAAGGGCTCATATGCCAAACAAATTATGGGAAAGAGTTAAGTTGCCTAGAAACTATGAGAAGGCACTTGAAATCATTGACAAACATCTG ATGTACTGGCCTAAATTTCTCATACACAAAACTAAGCAACGTCTCACCAAAATGACTCAGTATCGTATCCGCATGAGGAAGCTCGAATTGAAAGTGAG GGAAAAGATAATGACGATGcctagaaaagagaaaaagagagaggccaGAAGAGAACAAAAGGCTGAAAAAGCTGCAATTTTGGACAAG AGTATCGAAAAAGAATTGTTAGAACGCCTAAAGAGAGGAGTGTATGGCGATATATATAATTATCCTGTTAAAGAGTACAATAAGGTCCTTAAAATGGAAGGACTACAGGCAGATGCTGCTGAAGAAGAAGACGAGGAG GAACCTGAAATAGAGTATGTAGAAGGCTATGATGAACTCGAAGAGGAAGAGGACATGGAAGATTTTGGTGGCTTTGAGATGGATCAGTCTCTTAAAG GTGGTAtggatgaagatggagaaaagatgGATGCAGTTGATCAAACCAATGTTAAGAGGCTGCGAAAGGGTTCTGGCTCTGGTCTAGGGAAGTTTGACAGTGAGGATCTCAATTCAAAACTGAAAAAGAAGGCAAGGGTTCTTGTTGAG GTTGAGCATGAAGACACTGGCGAGAGACGAGAAGCCTTACAGTGA
- the LOC131236756 gene encoding uncharacterized protein LOC131236756 isoform X3, whose translation MIGENTVTNLASEASHYQSSNANLEDINSEGTTEEVSCSTDPTGEISVFYLYMKTIERAHMPNKLWERVKLPRNYEKALEIIDKHLMYWPKFLIHKTKQRLTKMTQYRIRMRKLELKVREKIMTMPRKEKKREARREQKAEKAAILDKSIEKELLERLKRGVYGDIYNYPVKEYNKVLKMEGLQADAAEEEDEEEPEIEYVEGYDELEEEEDMEDFGGFEMDQSLKGDGFGGMDEDGEKMDAVDQTNVKRLRKGSGSGLGKFDSEDLNSKLKKKARVLVEVEHEDTGERREALQ comes from the exons ATGATTGGAGAAAACACAGTCACCAATCTAGCATCAGAGGCAAGTCACTATCAAAGCAGCAATGCAAACCTCGAGGATATTAACAGTGAAGGAACAACAGAGGAAGTATCATGCTCTACCGATCCAACTGGTGAAATAA GTGTATTTTACTTATACATGAAAACTATCGAAAGGGCTCATATGCCAAACAAATTATGGGAAAGAGTTAAGTTGCCTAGAAACTATGAGAAGGCACTTGAAATCATTGACAAACATCTG ATGTACTGGCCTAAATTTCTCATACACAAAACTAAGCAACGTCTCACCAAAATGACTCAGTATCGTATCCGCATGAGGAAGCTCGAATTGAAAGTGAG GGAAAAGATAATGACGATGcctagaaaagagaaaaagagagaggccaGAAGAGAACAAAAGGCTGAAAAAGCTGCAATTTTGGACAAG AGTATCGAAAAAGAATTGTTAGAACGCCTAAAGAGAGGAGTGTATGGCGATATATATAATTATCCTGTTAAAGAGTACAATAAGGTCCTTAAAATGGAAGGACTACAGGCAGATGCTGCTGAAGAAGAAGACGAGGAG GAACCTGAAATAGAGTATGTAGAAGGCTATGATGAACTCGAAGAGGAAGAGGACATGGAAGATTTTGGTGGCTTTGAGATGGATCAGTCTCTTAAAGGTGACGGCTTTG GTGGTAtggatgaagatggagaaaagatgGATGCAGTTGATCAAACCAATGTTAAGAGGCTGCGAAAGGGTTCTGGCTCTGGTCTAGGGAAGTTTGACAGTGAGGATCTCAATTCAAAACTGAAAAAGAAGGCAAGGGTTCTTGTTGAG GTTGAGCATGAAGACACTGGCGAGAGACGAGAAGCCTTACAGTGA
- the LOC131236756 gene encoding uncharacterized protein LOC131236756 isoform X4 produces MIGENTVTNLASEASHYQSSNANLEDINSEGTTEEVSCSTDPTGVFYLYMKTIERAHMPNKLWERVKLPRNYEKALEIIDKHLMYWPKFLIHKTKQRLTKMTQYRIRMRKLELKVREKIMTMPRKEKKREARREQKAEKAAILDKSIEKELLERLKRGVYGDIYNYPVKEYNKVLKMEGLQADAAEEEDEEEPEIEYVEGYDELEEEEDMEDFGGFEMDQSLKGDGFGGMDEDGEKMDAVDQTNVKRLRKGSGSGLGKFDSEDLNSKLKKKARVLVEVEHEDTGERREALQ; encoded by the exons ATGATTGGAGAAAACACAGTCACCAATCTAGCATCAGAGGCAAGTCACTATCAAAGCAGCAATGCAAACCTCGAGGATATTAACAGTGAAGGAACAACAGAGGAAGTATCATGCTCTACCGATCCAACTG GTGTATTTTACTTATACATGAAAACTATCGAAAGGGCTCATATGCCAAACAAATTATGGGAAAGAGTTAAGTTGCCTAGAAACTATGAGAAGGCACTTGAAATCATTGACAAACATCTG ATGTACTGGCCTAAATTTCTCATACACAAAACTAAGCAACGTCTCACCAAAATGACTCAGTATCGTATCCGCATGAGGAAGCTCGAATTGAAAGTGAG GGAAAAGATAATGACGATGcctagaaaagagaaaaagagagaggccaGAAGAGAACAAAAGGCTGAAAAAGCTGCAATTTTGGACAAG AGTATCGAAAAAGAATTGTTAGAACGCCTAAAGAGAGGAGTGTATGGCGATATATATAATTATCCTGTTAAAGAGTACAATAAGGTCCTTAAAATGGAAGGACTACAGGCAGATGCTGCTGAAGAAGAAGACGAGGAG GAACCTGAAATAGAGTATGTAGAAGGCTATGATGAACTCGAAGAGGAAGAGGACATGGAAGATTTTGGTGGCTTTGAGATGGATCAGTCTCTTAAAGGTGACGGCTTTG GTGGTAtggatgaagatggagaaaagatgGATGCAGTTGATCAAACCAATGTTAAGAGGCTGCGAAAGGGTTCTGGCTCTGGTCTAGGGAAGTTTGACAGTGAGGATCTCAATTCAAAACTGAAAAAGAAGGCAAGGGTTCTTGTTGAG GTTGAGCATGAAGACACTGGCGAGAGACGAGAAGCCTTACAGTGA
- the LOC131224551 gene encoding disease resistance protein RPM1-like, which produces MKLEQLLLKNEETQQRTVISIVGMGGSRKMTLGKKIYKTAKTSFDCHAWIYVSQSFEKKDILKRMLEGFYESRKEAATNHGKTMDETNIGEMINDYLQGKRYALFLDDICDTSVWDDVKYALPHDGGSKIIFTTRSENTARPHLVEVGNAMVKRCKGLPLAIVVIGGLMSKKSTDLAEWNDVLENLDWELKDNEDLARLNRVLLTSYNYLPFHLKYCFLYCGLFPEDHVIKRKKLIRVWVAEGFIEEHPRKTPKEVSSKITLLSSAQLIDRNLLQPVIDETTGELIA; this is translated from the exons ATGAAACTTGAGCAATTGTTACTGAAAAACGAGGAGACACAACAGCGTACTGTCATTTCGATTGTGGGGATGGGCGGTTCCAGAAAGATGACTCTTGGAAAGAAAATCTACAAAACTGCAAAGACAAGTTTTGATTGCCATGCATGGATTTATGTGTCTCAATCATTCGAAAAGAAGGATATCTTGAAGCGCATGCTTGAAGGATTTTATGAGAGTAGGAAGGAGGCGGCTACAAATCATGGGAAGACAATGGATGAGACAAACATAGGAGAGATGATCAACGACTACTTGCAAGGAAAAAGGTACGCTCTATTCCTTGATGATATATGTGATACTAGTGTTTGGGATGATGTGAAATATGCTTTGCCTCATGACGGTGGAAGCAAGATCATCTTCACGACTCGCAGTGAAAATACAGCCCGTCCT CACTTGGTCGAAGTGGGAAATGCCATGGTCAAAAGATGCAAAGGGTTACCACTCGCCATTGTGGTAATTGGTGGCCTCATGTCAAAGAAGAGCACTGATCTAGCTGAATGGAATGATGTTCTTGAAAATCTTGATTGGGAACTGAAAGATAATGAAGATCTTGCAAGATTAAATCGAGTCCTGTTAACGAGTTACAATTATTTACCTTTTCACCTCAAATATTGTTTCTTGTATTGTGGTCTGTTTCCCGAGGATCATGTGATTAAGAGAAAGAAGCTGATTCGCGTGTGGGTGGCCGAGGGCTTCATTGAGGAACATCCACGGAAGACACCTAAAGAAGTTTCAAGTAAAATTACTTTgctcagctcagctcagctcaTTGATAGGAACCTGCTCCAACCTGTCATTGATGAGACTACGGGGGAGTTGATagcgtga